One segment of Rosa chinensis cultivar Old Blush chromosome 6, RchiOBHm-V2, whole genome shotgun sequence DNA contains the following:
- the LOC112171602 gene encoding uncharacterized protein LOC112171602, with protein MTQSYYSCFGMERNMELVMKKQGQANVDVSPFLLFEDSGDSEAAAEVVFDVPLAEDDAESCSYDSADISSADELIVNGEDDEDDHGVREYRSYVDDHEEEEEEEEVMSSVYQRCGHQLKSTVSVDSTKEFEMLNEVEKSKLFWETCLAS; from the coding sequence ATGACTCAATCCTACTATTCATGCTTTGGCATGGAGAGGAACATGGAGTTGGTGATGAAGAAGCAGGGCCAAGCTAATGTGGATGTCTCTCCTTTCTTGCTCTTTGAGGACAGTGGGGATTCTGAAGCTGCTGCTGAGGTTGTTTTTGATGTTCCCTTGGCCGAGGATGATGCTGAGTCATGCAGCTATGACTCAGCTGATATCTCCAGTGCGGATGAGCTCATCGTAAAtggtgaagatgatgaagatgatcatGGTGTTCGAGAATATCGGAGTTATGTTGATGATcatgaggaggaagaggaagaggaagaggtaaTGTCTTCAGTTTATCAGAGATGCGGCCACCAGCTGAAATCAACTGTTTCTGTTGATTCAACAAAGGAGTTTGAGATGTTGAATGAGGTGGAAAAGAGCAAGCTATTTTGGGAGACTTGCTTGGCATCCTGA
- the LOC112172740 gene encoding NPL4-like protein 1: MLLRIRSRDGLERLTVENPHATVAQLKALIQTNLRIPLENQTLSTNQNLLLAKSADDLTRFTDMASPNTPLSALNIAHGSIVFLAYEGERTVAGPNFHPAGSFGRKMTMDDLIAKQMKVTRQETPHCELVSFDRDCANAFQHYVNDTLAFAVKRGGFMYGTVSEEGKVEVDFIYEPPQQGTEENLTFFRDPEEEKAVEAIALGLGMRKVGFIFTQSVGQDTKDYTLSNREVLQAAEFHAESGLKEWVTAMVKLEVNEDGAADVHFEAFQMSDMCIRLFKEGWFETEIGEDQDPKLSKMKKDVVVGVKDVREVDNDFFLVVVKIFDHQGPLSSTFPVENRISPVTLRALKTHMDRAKSLPYVKRIADFHLMLLLARFLDVNADVPALAECVRTQSAIPEGYQLLIESMANSS, from the exons ATGTTACTCAGAATTCGCAGCAGAGACGGCCTGGAACGACTCACAGTCGAAAACCCACACGCCACGGTGGCCCAACTCAAAGCCTTAATCCAAACCAACCTTCGAATTCCTCTGGAGAACCAAACCCTCTCCACCAACCAAAACCTTCTTCTGGCGAAGAGCGCCGATGACCTCACTCGCTTCACCGACATGGCCAGCCCTAACACTCCTCTATCGGCGCTTAATATCGCTCATGGTTCGATTGTTTTCTTGGCCTACGAGGGCGAGCGGACCGTCGCCGGGCCCAATTTCCACCCGGCGGGGTCGTTCGGCCGGAAGATGACCATGGACGACCTCATCGCCAAGCAGATGAAGGTCACGCGCCAGGAGACTCCGCATTGCGAGCTCGTCTCGTTCGATCGCGACTGCGCCAACGCGTTCCAGCACTACGTGAACGACACGCTCGCCTTCGCCGTGAAGCGGGGAGGGTTCATGTACGGCACGGTGTCGGAGGAGGGCAAGGTGGAGGTGGATTTCATCTACGAGCCGCCGCAGCAGGGGACGGAGGAGAATCTGACGTTTTTCCGGGACCCGGAGGAGGAGAAGGCGGTGGAGGCGATTGCGTTAGGGTTGGGGATGAGGAAGGTCGGGTTTATATTCACACAGTCGGTTGGGCAGGACACGAAGGACTATACATTGTCGAATAGGGAGGTGCTTCAGGCGGCGGAGTTTCACGCCGAGAGTGGGTTGAAGGAGTGGGTGACTGCAATGGTGAAGTTGGAGGTGAATGAGGATGGTGCTGCTGATGTGCATTTCGAAGCTTTTCAGATGAGTGATATGTGTATTAGGTTGTTTAAAGAAGGGTGGTTCGAAACTGAGATTGGGGAGGATCAGGATCCCAAGTTGTCCAAGATGAAGAAGGATGTTGTTGTTGGAGTCAAGGATGTTAGAGAAGTGGACAATGATTTCTTCTTAGTGGTGGTAAAGATCTTCGATCACCAG GGGCCTCTTTCATCCACCTTTCCCGTTGAGAATCGTATCTCCCCAGTGACATTGAGGGCTCTGAAAACCCATATGGACCGTGCTAAGAGTCTTCCATATGTGAAGCGAATTGCAGATTTTCATTTGATGCTTTTACTTGCAAGGTTTTTAGACGTAAATGCTGATGTTCCTGCTTTGGCCGAGTGTGTCCGTACACAGTCAGCCATACCAGAAGGCTACCAGTTACTAATCGAGTCGATGGCCAATTCTTCTTAA
- the LOC112172246 gene encoding rho GTPase-activating protein 2, translating into MEEKRSWNFKNPKILKCKSKQPIFSDPITYSNPLYSSHPTESFAGGFHNSSPESQPTQMTGLVMVTSGGSGGCKEGKKSSEEEQNQLSLVDFLLAAVRKSMVACRVERGEEVISAVNNMEIGWPTNVRHVTHVTFDRFNGFLGLPVEFEVDVPGRVPSASASVFGVSAESMQLSFDSKGNSVPTILLLMQERLYSQGGLKAEGIFRINPENSKEEFVRNQLNRGIVPDDIDVHCLAGLIKAWFRELPSGVLDGLSPEEVLQCNTEEESFELVKQLKPTEAALLNWAISLMADVVEEEEFNKMNARNIAMVFAPNMTQMSDPLTALMHAVQVMNLLKTLIMKTLREREETDETGGYSPMSSCLSDHQSDEDLYSHPDMDTNGDLYSHPDMDTNSELRGLTSDYDENAHYSNSSEDEDEVRPLSDIEECFLRRLDEKKTAPNSMAMLNKPTSKSLGEYPSPQSCSSFNMESGTSSVDSKNGNSGLCASYGEDSGKCTDMESPSVSCSTLKEMDMEDRVMESVSTRPLFAST; encoded by the exons ATGGAAGAGAAAAGAAGTTGGAACttcaaaaaccccaaaatcctTAAATGCAAGTCAAAGCAACCCATCTTCTCTGACCCAATCACATATTCAAACCCTCTCTACTCTTCACACCCAACTGAAAGCTTCGCTGGGGGGTTTCACAATTCAAGCCCAGAATCACAACCCACGCAGATGACGGGGCTCGTAATGGTGACGAGCGGCGGCAGCGGTGGTTGCAAAGAGGGGAAGAAGAGCTCGGAAGAAGAGCAAAACCAGCTCTCTCTGGTGGATTTTCTGTTGGCCGCGGTGAGGAAATCCATGGTGGCCTGCCGCGTGGAGCGAGGCGAGGAGGTGATCTCCGCCGTCAATAATATGGAGATCGGGTGGCCCACGAATGTCCGGCATGTGACGCATGTCACGTTCGACCGGTTCAACGGGTTTCTGGGTCTTCCGGTGGAGTTTGAGGTCGATGTCCCGGGTCGGGTTCCGAGTGCTAG TGCAAGTGTGTTTGGGGTCTCAGCGGAGTCAATGCAGTTGTCTTTTGATTCAAAAGGGAATAGTGTCCCTACTATTCTCTTGCTGATGCAGGAGAGATTATACTCACAAGGAGGATTGAAG GCAGAAGGAATATTCCGTATAAACCCGGAGAACAGCAAAGAGGAGTTTGTGAGAAACCAGTTGAACAGAGGCATTGTGCCTGATGACATTGACGTCCATTGCTTGGCAGGCCTAATCAAAGCCTGGTTTCGAGAACTTCCTTCAGGAGTGCTAGATGGACTATCTCCTGAAGAAGTTCTTCAGTGCAACACAGAAGAGGAATCCTTTGAGCTTGTGAAGCAGTTAAAGCCAACCGAGGCTGCATTACTCAATTGGGCTATCAGTCTGATGGCTGATGTTGTTGAGGAAGAAGAATTTAACAAAATGAATGCAAGAAATATTGCTATGGTTTTTGCTCCAAACATGACTCAG ATGTCTGATCCACTAACGGCTTTGATGCATGCGGTTCAAGTAATGAATTTGCTTAAGACCCTGATTATGAAAACACTAAGGGAACGTGAAGAGACTGATGAAACTGGAGGATATTCACCCATGTCATCTTGTTTATCTGATCATCAATCAGATGAAGACTTGTATAGTCATCCAGACATGGATACCAACGGAGACTTGTATAGTCATCCAGACATGGATACCAACTCTGAATTGAGAGGACTAACATCAGATTATGATGAAAATGCCCACTATAGCAACAgcagtgaagatgaagatgaagttcGGCCACTCAGTGACATAGAAGAATGCTTTTTAAGACGATTGGATGAGAAGAAAACAGCCCCAAATAGCATGGCAATGCTGAATAAACCAACAAGTAAGTCACTTGGTGAGTATCCGAGTCCTCAAAGTTGCTCGAGCTTTAACATGGAATCTGGCACATCTTCTGTTGATAGCAAAAATGGGAATTCTGGCTTGTGTGCAAGTTATGGGGAAGACTCTGGAAAATGCACTGATATGGAGAGCCCTTCAGTATCATGCTCAACCTTGAAGGAAATGGATATGGAGGACAGAGTAATGGAGTCTGTTTCAACTAGGCCATTGTTTGCATCTACTTAA